One window of the uncultured Paludibaculum sp. genome contains the following:
- a CDS encoding HAMP domain-containing sensor histidine kinase, whose product MSGSNSMRLDPEGTQPIGGGPGIPAKVMEPRPLTGISRRFGDLRVRPKLMVLHNSFFLILTCAVYFTVIHFVEVRMEQAKARELTLIFNSFSYLTPESGEQELRPYDLKTGTADDFGLTDEGRAWMARYPGRIWQHQPTSQHIYKTIAGTNRYYRLTLPLDFYSGMVASVAVGAFAVLGVIYILAVLVLELVIMPRYVYQPLRLLLEADRATREGDREAEIIDESFIPGDEIGQILLSHNVTVRELRKHEDDLERAKRNLEAQDRLVSLGLLSASVAHEMNTPLAVLHGSIEKLIETVDDGPAQARLARMVRVTSRLRRISESLLDFARQRRQEMGPVELRPAVDEAWQLVAIDEKAGAVQFTNAIGEGAAVVGNADRLNQVFVNLLRNALNAVPDCGGVIRAACRPHHIDGGPAFSITVDDNGPGIPAEILPDIFEAFVSTRLDSWGTGLGLTVAEGIVHQHGGTITASNCTSGGARLEVCLPAAPGDGEQRESAKQ is encoded by the coding sequence TTGTCTGGCAGTAATTCGATGCGCCTGGACCCGGAAGGGACTCAGCCGATTGGCGGAGGTCCCGGAATTCCTGCCAAGGTGATGGAACCGCGCCCCCTCACCGGCATCAGCCGACGCTTCGGAGACCTGCGTGTGCGCCCCAAACTGATGGTGCTGCACAACAGCTTCTTCCTCATCCTCACCTGCGCTGTCTACTTCACCGTCATCCACTTCGTCGAGGTGCGCATGGAGCAGGCCAAGGCGCGCGAGCTCACCCTGATCTTCAACTCCTTCTCCTACCTCACTCCGGAAAGCGGCGAACAGGAGCTACGCCCCTACGATCTCAAGACAGGCACCGCCGACGACTTCGGCCTCACCGACGAAGGCCGCGCCTGGATGGCGCGCTATCCGGGCCGCATCTGGCAGCACCAGCCCACCAGCCAGCACATCTACAAGACGATCGCCGGCACCAACCGCTACTACCGCCTCACCCTCCCCCTCGACTTCTACAGCGGCATGGTCGCCTCGGTTGCGGTGGGGGCCTTTGCCGTTCTGGGTGTCATCTACATCCTGGCCGTGCTGGTCCTCGAACTGGTGATCATGCCACGCTACGTCTACCAACCGCTTCGTCTCCTGCTCGAGGCCGACCGCGCCACGCGCGAAGGCGATCGCGAGGCGGAGATCATCGACGAGAGCTTCATCCCCGGCGACGAGATTGGCCAGATTCTGCTTTCGCACAACGTCACCGTGCGCGAGTTGCGCAAACACGAGGACGATCTCGAACGCGCCAAGCGCAACCTCGAGGCACAGGACCGTCTGGTGAGCCTCGGTCTGCTCAGCGCCAGCGTCGCCCACGAGATGAACACGCCCCTGGCCGTGCTGCACGGCTCCATCGAGAAGTTGATCGAGACCGTGGACGATGGCCCCGCGCAGGCGCGCCTGGCCCGCATGGTGCGGGTCACCAGCCGATTGCGGCGGATCAGCGAAAGCCTGCTGGACTTCGCCCGCCAACGCCGCCAGGAGATGGGCCCGGTCGAGCTGCGGCCCGCCGTCGACGAAGCCTGGCAACTGGTTGCCATTGACGAGAAGGCCGGCGCTGTCCAGTTCACCAATGCCATCGGCGAGGGGGCGGCCGTCGTCGGGAACGCCGATCGCCTGAACCAGGTCTTCGTCAACCTTCTACGCAACGCCCTGAACGCCGTACCCGATTGTGGCGGCGTCATCCGCGCCGCCTGCCGCCCCCACCACATCGACGGCGGCCCGGCGTTCTCGATCACAGTCGACGATAATGGTCCAGGGATCCCCGCCGAAATCCTGCCCGACATCTTCGAGGCCTTTGTCTCGACCCGGCTCGACTCGTGGGGTACAGGACTGGGTTTGACCGTCGCCGAAGGAATCGTCCACCAGCACGGCGGCACCATCACGGCTTCGAACTGCACGTCGGGTGGGGCGCGCCTGGAGGTTTGCCTGCCGGCGGCGCCTGGTGATGGAGAACAGAGGGAGAGTGCCAAGCAATGA